From Candidatus Binataceae bacterium, a single genomic window includes:
- the gpmI gene encoding 2,3-bisphosphoglycerate-independent phosphoglycerate mutase produces MSARPPVAALIIFDGWGLRDALESNAIANAKTPVMNRLWATQAHSGIDASGEAVGLPPGIMGNSEVGHLTIGSGRVIYQDVMRITKAIETGAFARNEVLLAAIRAAQSAGKTLHVWGLLSDGSVHSHIDHMFALLELAAREGLQKIAVHAVLDGRDKPPRSALPFIDATEAKLKQIGCGRIATVSGRYYAMDRDKRWDRVERAWRAIVEADGIAAASAREAVEKSYAADKGDEFVEPHVIGAPSPMQDGDQVVCYNFRADRARELTSAIALADFKGFKRSRVPKIGYVCLTEYDRSFGLPLAFGPEDIRNTLAEVLAHDGISNLRVAETEKYAHVTYFLNGGVEKPFPLEERVLIPSAKVATYDLEPTMRAIEIAKRAAEEIASGRFGVVVMNFANPDMVGHTGMYDATVKAVETSDIALGIVIDALEKRGGVALITADHGNAEFMADPATGQPHTAHTTNPVPLILYDPKFKGHLKDGGTLSDVAPTLLAMLGVKKPSEMTGHDLRITE; encoded by the coding sequence ATGAGCGCGCGTCCACCGGTTGCTGCGCTGATCATTTTTGACGGATGGGGCCTGCGCGATGCGCTCGAGTCCAACGCGATCGCGAATGCGAAAACGCCCGTGATGAATCGCCTGTGGGCAACGCAGGCGCATAGCGGAATCGACGCCTCGGGCGAGGCGGTCGGACTGCCGCCCGGAATCATGGGCAACTCCGAAGTCGGTCACCTGACGATCGGCTCGGGCCGCGTCATCTACCAGGACGTGATGCGCATCACCAAGGCGATCGAGACGGGAGCCTTCGCGCGCAACGAGGTTTTGCTCGCCGCGATTCGCGCCGCTCAGTCCGCCGGCAAGACGCTCCACGTATGGGGCCTTCTGTCCGACGGCAGCGTCCATAGCCATATCGATCACATGTTCGCGCTGCTCGAACTCGCGGCGCGCGAGGGACTTCAGAAGATCGCTGTTCACGCAGTGCTCGACGGGCGCGACAAGCCTCCCCGCTCGGCGCTGCCGTTCATCGACGCGACCGAGGCCAAGCTGAAGCAAATCGGATGCGGCCGAATCGCGACGGTGAGCGGACGCTACTACGCGATGGATCGCGATAAGCGATGGGATCGCGTCGAACGCGCGTGGCGCGCAATCGTCGAGGCGGATGGAATCGCGGCGGCGTCGGCGCGCGAGGCGGTTGAGAAATCATACGCCGCTGACAAGGGTGACGAATTCGTTGAGCCTCACGTGATCGGCGCGCCGTCGCCGATGCAGGACGGCGATCAGGTCGTGTGCTACAACTTCCGCGCCGATCGCGCGCGCGAGCTTACGTCAGCAATTGCGCTCGCCGACTTCAAGGGCTTCAAGCGTTCGCGAGTGCCCAAAATCGGTTACGTGTGTCTGACCGAATATGACCGATCATTTGGATTGCCGCTCGCGTTCGGTCCCGAGGATATCCGCAATACTCTCGCCGAGGTTCTCGCACACGACGGGATCAGCAACCTGCGCGTCGCTGAGACTGAGAAGTACGCTCACGTCACGTATTTTCTGAACGGCGGTGTCGAGAAACCGTTTCCGCTCGAAGAGCGCGTACTCATTCCGTCAGCGAAGGTCGCGACCTACGACCTCGAGCCGACGATGCGCGCGATCGAAATCGCAAAGCGCGCCGCCGAGGAGATCGCGTCGGGACGCTTCGGCGTCGTCGTCATGAACTTCGCCAATCCAGACATGGTCGGCCATACCGGCATGTACGACGCGACCGTGAAGGCGGTCGAGACCAGCGACATCGCGCTCGGAATCGTGATCGATGCGCTCGAAAAGCGCGGCGGCGTAGCGCTGATCACCGCCGATCACGGCAACGCGGAGTTCATGGCCGATCCAGCGACTGGCCAGCCGCATACTGCGCATACAACCAATCCAGTTCCGCTGATTCTTTACGATCCGAAGTTCAAAGGACACCTCAAGGACGGCGGCACCCTGTCAGACGTAGCGCCCACGCTTCTCGCGATGTTGGGTGTTAAGAAGCCATCCGAAATGACCGGCCACGATCTGCGGATTACCGAATAA
- a CDS encoding VWA domain-containing protein — translation MDQIAEKPQELYAIKGMLTKFMRMLFPLEFRIDSVQNAAPSLPFHYPLMPGEMIYLPERLESFSPEAKAFDYYLVTSAHLAARHDFGTFKLKLADIKGFEDRGETGVEAIDSFVASFDDPGLAGALMRLAESARIDAELSRRYRGLAPRITSFNRALLGRMHPDSLSTMLVRASLDLAREDEIPHPFVMMASSYFAPVRETGAGVMTSVHQVGAMYEWLQELIRQAQEAGDGEGLSEEAARMRNDLIKGMKGAESAEGQADSDGDGGEDGGEPDQNVNMEASGKQSKGGKSRALSPEELRKLIESGAELKPSQSDGNAEGEGMYLTQLTNKQMSELEQMREQLGEIGPMTAQGRLMIARGKQDSYYAYDEWDYVLGDYRRSWCRLREMQLSGDDGDFYANTLLKYSDLLPVIRRNFQRIRPASYRMVRGLEDGEEIDIDRTIESRVARRMGEVPDGRVYKARKKEARDVATLFLLDMSASTDEPIHREPRSYAEDDDTADDWMKAWQRRPQNSQRPRRIIDVNKEALVIMAQSLEELGDSYAIMGFSGHGRDNVEFYVIKEFDQELSDEVKARVGAVEPKRSTRMGAAIRHVREKFKDVSSRAKHVILLSDGFPQDFDYGHDRRSNAYGIQDTMVALKELELAGVMPFCITVDKTGHDYLRQMCQSSRYLVIDDIASLPRQLPKVYEQVVRW, via the coding sequence ATGGACCAGATTGCCGAGAAGCCACAGGAACTTTACGCGATCAAAGGGATGCTGACGAAGTTCATGCGGATGTTGTTCCCGCTTGAGTTTCGCATCGATTCGGTGCAGAACGCGGCGCCCTCGTTGCCGTTTCATTATCCGCTGATGCCCGGCGAGATGATCTATCTGCCCGAGCGGCTGGAATCGTTCTCTCCCGAGGCGAAGGCTTTCGACTACTACCTCGTCACCAGCGCCCATCTGGCGGCGCGGCACGATTTCGGCACCTTCAAGCTCAAGCTCGCGGATATCAAGGGCTTCGAAGATCGCGGCGAGACAGGAGTCGAGGCGATCGACAGCTTCGTCGCGTCGTTCGACGATCCCGGTCTCGCGGGCGCGCTCATGCGCCTGGCGGAATCGGCGCGAATCGACGCGGAGCTCTCGCGGCGGTATCGCGGGCTCGCGCCGCGCATCACCAGCTTCAATCGCGCGCTGCTCGGCAGGATGCATCCGGATTCGCTCTCCACGATGCTCGTGCGGGCGTCGCTCGATCTCGCGCGCGAGGACGAGATACCGCATCCGTTCGTGATGATGGCGTCGTCGTACTTCGCTCCCGTGCGCGAGACCGGCGCAGGCGTGATGACCAGCGTTCACCAGGTCGGCGCGATGTACGAATGGCTCCAGGAGCTGATTCGCCAGGCGCAGGAAGCGGGCGACGGCGAAGGCCTCAGCGAAGAAGCCGCGCGCATGCGCAATGATCTGATCAAGGGCATGAAGGGCGCGGAATCCGCCGAGGGTCAGGCCGATTCGGACGGCGATGGCGGTGAAGACGGCGGCGAGCCCGATCAGAATGTCAACATGGAAGCCTCGGGCAAGCAGTCCAAGGGCGGCAAGAGCCGCGCGCTCTCGCCCGAGGAATTGCGCAAGCTGATCGAGTCAGGTGCGGAACTGAAACCCTCGCAAAGCGACGGCAATGCCGAAGGCGAGGGCATGTATCTCACGCAGCTCACCAACAAGCAGATGAGCGAGCTTGAGCAGATGCGCGAGCAGCTCGGCGAGATCGGTCCGATGACGGCGCAAGGCCGCCTGATGATCGCGCGCGGCAAACAGGACTCCTACTACGCCTACGACGAATGGGATTACGTGCTCGGCGACTATCGCCGCAGCTGGTGCCGGCTGCGCGAGATGCAACTCTCCGGCGACGACGGCGATTTTTACGCCAACACGCTGCTCAAGTACTCCGACCTGCTGCCGGTGATCCGCCGCAACTTCCAGCGTATTCGGCCGGCGTCGTACCGCATGGTACGCGGACTCGAAGACGGCGAGGAAATCGATATCGATCGTACCATCGAGTCGCGCGTGGCGCGGCGGATGGGCGAAGTTCCCGACGGGCGCGTATATAAGGCGCGCAAGAAAGAAGCGCGCGACGTCGCGACGCTGTTCCTGCTCGATATGTCGGCCTCGACCGATGAGCCGATCCATCGCGAGCCCCGCAGCTACGCCGAGGATGACGACACCGCCGATGATTGGATGAAAGCGTGGCAGCGCCGGCCGCAGAATTCACAGCGCCCGCGCCGCATCATCGACGTGAACAAGGAAGCGCTCGTGATCATGGCGCAATCGCTCGAGGAGCTCGGCGATTCGTACGCGATCATGGGCTTCTCAGGCCACGGCCGCGACAATGTCGAGTTCTACGTAATTAAGGAATTCGACCAGGAGCTGTCCGACGAAGTGAAGGCCCGAGTCGGCGCTGTCGAGCCGAAGCGCTCGACGCGGATGGGCGCGGCGATTCGCCACGTGCGCGAGAAATTCAAGGATGTTTCATCGCGGGCCAAGCACGTGATCCTGCTGAGCGACGGCTTCCCGCAGGACTTCGACTACGGCCACGATCGACGCTCGAACGCCTACGGCATCCAGGACACGATGGTCGCGCTGAAGGAGCTCGAGCTGGCGGGCGTAATGCCGTTCTGTATCACGGTCGACAAGACCGGCCACGACTACCTGCGCCAGATGTGCCAGTCGTCGCGGTACCTGGTGATCGACGATATCGCCTCGCTGCCGCGCCAATTGCCGAAGGTCTACGAGCAAGTCGTCCGCTGGTAG
- a CDS encoding DUF4331 family protein — MSNHFTGLSLGPPLGDQRLDLCDLYAFQSPTDPNRTAIILNANPTADALHPDAIYRVNIDTDGDYLTDLAISYVFSKPNAGRQTFDVFVAKGSDSRSPEAVGTRVVTGAEVSFNLPPNIVTAGGYKFFAGSRSDAFFFDFDGIKNLFDTRGKRNFTEPHLGGKSPWTGVDSNTTANVFSTAVELPTSELAAKAKLHIWGRCSVRQNGQLLHVDRAGHPSVSSFFNTDDTKLEYNASEPVNDRKRWLDQFVHLMGHTGNYTRDEAIAAIDKEGTLPDVLTFDPSQPAQYPNGRVFTDDVINYRIAFLTKSQCPPTGLKPHTDTLRQFPYLGNPHQKP; from the coding sequence ATGTCGAACCATTTTACCGGACTAAGTCTCGGCCCGCCGCTGGGCGATCAGCGGCTCGATCTCTGCGACCTCTACGCCTTCCAGTCGCCCACCGATCCCAACCGCACCGCGATAATTCTCAATGCGAATCCAACCGCCGATGCGCTCCATCCCGACGCTATCTATCGGGTCAATATCGACACCGATGGCGACTATCTCACAGACCTCGCCATCAGCTACGTGTTTTCGAAACCTAACGCGGGGCGCCAGACTTTCGACGTTTTTGTCGCGAAAGGTTCCGACTCGCGCTCGCCGGAAGCGGTGGGAACGCGCGTCGTGACCGGCGCCGAGGTTTCTTTCAACCTGCCGCCGAATATCGTCACCGCAGGCGGCTACAAATTTTTCGCCGGCAGCCGCAGTGACGCGTTCTTCTTCGATTTCGACGGAATCAAGAACCTGTTCGATACCCGCGGCAAGCGCAATTTCACCGAGCCTCATCTCGGCGGCAAATCGCCCTGGACGGGCGTCGATTCAAACACCACGGCGAACGTGTTCTCGACTGCGGTCGAGCTGCCGACGAGCGAGCTCGCGGCCAAGGCCAAGCTTCACATCTGGGGACGATGCAGCGTGCGCCAGAACGGTCAACTGCTTCACGTCGATCGCGCGGGCCATCCGAGTGTCAGCAGCTTCTTCAATACCGACGATACCAAGCTAGAGTACAACGCCAGCGAGCCTGTGAATGATCGCAAGCGATGGCTCGATCAGTTCGTCCATCTGATGGGTCACACCGGCAACTACACGCGCGACGAGGCGATCGCGGCGATCGACAAGGAAGGCACCCTTCCAGATGTCCTCACTTTCGATCCGTCGCAGCCCGCGCAATATCCGAACGGACGTGTGTTCACCGACGACGTGATTAACTATCGGATTGCATTTTTAACCAAGAGCCAATGTCCACCAACCGGTCTCAAGCCGCATACCGACACGCTGCGCCAGTTTCCGTACCTCGGGAATCCGCACCAGAAGCCGTAG
- the eno gene encoding phosphopyruvate hydratase gives MAAKAEIAEIKAREILDSRGNPTIEVDVLLVGGVLGRAAVPSGASTGVHEALELRDGDKKRYGGKGVRKAVANVNTVIAPKLKGADAAAQAELDNTLLALDGTENKSKLGANAILGVSLAAAHGAAAAKGVPLYRHLNPGGHILPVPMMNVLNGGSHADSSVDMQEYMIVPHGAPTFAEAIRMGSEVFHALGSLLKKLGHSTNVGDEGGYAPSLKNNEEPIELILQSIGNAGYRPGVDMSIALDPASSEFFDGGNYVFSRSDKSTHDAAQMVEFYAAWLKKYPIISIEDGLAEDDWDGWQELTSALGASTQLVGDDIFVTNPKRLERGIKEHVANSILIKVNQIGTLSETLTAIEIARKAGYTSVISHRSGETEDTTIADLAVATGVGQIKTGSMSRSERIAKYNRLLRIEEELGTEAKYPGTSVFKRGGKA, from the coding sequence ATGGCAGCAAAGGCGGAAATTGCCGAAATCAAGGCGCGGGAGATTCTCGACTCTCGCGGTAATCCCACGATTGAAGTTGATGTGCTCCTCGTCGGCGGCGTGCTCGGACGCGCCGCCGTTCCTTCGGGCGCATCGACCGGAGTGCACGAGGCACTCGAGCTGCGCGACGGTGACAAGAAACGCTACGGCGGCAAGGGCGTGCGCAAGGCCGTCGCTAACGTGAACACGGTCATCGCGCCGAAACTCAAGGGCGCCGACGCCGCCGCGCAGGCCGAGCTCGACAACACGCTGCTCGCGCTCGACGGCACCGAGAACAAATCCAAGCTGGGTGCCAATGCGATCCTGGGTGTGTCGCTCGCCGCGGCGCATGGGGCTGCGGCGGCGAAAGGCGTGCCGCTCTATCGTCATCTCAATCCGGGCGGACACATCCTGCCCGTGCCGATGATGAACGTGCTTAACGGCGGCAGCCACGCCGACTCCAGCGTCGATATGCAGGAGTACATGATCGTGCCGCATGGCGCGCCGACTTTCGCCGAGGCAATCAGGATGGGCTCCGAGGTTTTCCACGCGCTCGGCAGCCTGCTGAAAAAACTCGGGCATTCGACCAACGTCGGCGACGAAGGCGGCTATGCTCCCAGCCTCAAGAACAACGAGGAGCCGATCGAGCTGATTCTCCAGTCGATTGGCAACGCCGGCTACAGACCCGGTGTCGACATGTCAATCGCGCTTGACCCGGCGTCATCCGAGTTCTTCGACGGCGGCAACTACGTTTTCTCGCGTTCGGACAAGAGCACTCACGACGCGGCGCAGATGGTGGAGTTCTATGCGGCGTGGCTCAAGAAGTACCCGATCATCTCGATCGAAGACGGTCTCGCCGAGGACGATTGGGACGGATGGCAGGAGCTGACCAGCGCGCTCGGCGCATCGACGCAACTGGTCGGCGACGACATCTTCGTCACCAATCCGAAGCGGCTCGAGCGCGGGATCAAGGAGCATGTCGCCAACTCGATCCTGATCAAGGTCAACCAGATCGGCACTCTCAGCGAGACGCTCACCGCGATCGAGATCGCGCGCAAGGCGGGATACACATCGGTGATCTCGCACCGCTCGGGCGAAACCGAGGACACGACGATCGCCGACCTCGCCGTCGCGACTGGCGTCGGACAAATCAAGACCGGCTCAATGAGTCGCAGCGAGCGAATCGCGAAGTACAACCGGCTGCTTCGGATCGAGGAAGAGCTCGGCACAGAGGCGAAGTATCCCGGCACCAGCGTGTTCAAGCGCGGCGGTAAGGCTTGA